One part of the Thermoanaerobacterium sp. CMT5567-10 genome encodes these proteins:
- a CDS encoding DUF871 domain-containing protein: MDFGISVYTLEDFPHQKNKEYIKTAKDNGISMVFTSMHMPEVDYDKKMNEIEDLINHIKLLNMKLTIDISPVTMNILNSSPNNLKQFHNLGIDCLRLDYGFTNDEIAEMTNNEFDIKIELNASTITKEQIDELISQKADLNKLRTCHNFYPKPYTGLSYEFFKEKTTMIKNYGLKVSAFIPSLKGRRGPIYEGLPTLEIHRNIKPDTAARHLIYSGIDDVYFGDAYATVDEIKNVTSIDKDVIELKINLVEDIMDNEKDIIFNHVHTNRPDSPEYIVRSEESRGYANIGKEIKAHNCVERKKYCVTIDNENFKRYSGELNICMVDLPKDERVNVVGYIPEEEHILADLIKPGTKFRFRKG; encoded by the coding sequence ATGGATTTCGGAATTTCAGTATATACTTTAGAAGATTTTCCACATCAAAAAAATAAAGAATATATAAAGACTGCAAAAGACAATGGCATAAGCATGGTTTTTACATCGATGCATATGCCAGAGGTTGATTATGATAAAAAAATGAATGAGATTGAAGATTTAATAAATCATATTAAATTATTAAATATGAAGCTGACGATAGATATTTCACCTGTTACGATGAATATATTAAATTCATCACCAAATAATCTAAAACAATTTCATAATTTAGGAATAGATTGCTTAAGACTTGATTATGGATTTACAAATGATGAAATAGCTGAAATGACAAACAACGAGTTCGATATAAAAATAGAATTAAATGCAAGTACAATAACAAAAGAACAAATAGATGAATTAATAAGCCAAAAGGCTGATTTGAATAAATTAAGAACCTGTCATAACTTTTATCCCAAACCATATACGGGGCTTTCATATGAATTTTTTAAAGAAAAAACTACCATGATAAAAAATTACGGACTTAAAGTTTCGGCATTTATCCCATCTCTAAAAGGCAGAAGGGGTCCAATATATGAAGGATTACCGACTCTTGAAATTCATAGAAATATAAAACCTGATACGGCAGCAAGGCATTTAATCTATTCAGGAATAGATGACGTATACTTTGGAGATGCATATGCCACTGTAGATGAGATAAAAAATGTTACATCAATAGATAAGGATGTAATCGAATTAAAAATTAATTTAGTTGAAGATATTATGGATAATGAAAAAGATATAATTTTTAATCATGTCCATACAAATAGGCCTGATTCACCTGAATACATTGTAAGATCAGAGGAATCAAGAGGTTATGCAAATATAGGGAAAGAAATAAAAGCACACAACTGCGTTGAGAGAAAAAAATATTGTGTAACAATAGATAATGAAAATTTCAAAAGGTATTCTGGAGAGCTTAATATCTGCATGGTTGATTTACCTAAAGATGAAAGGGTAAATGTAGTAGGATATATACCTGAAGAAGAGCACATTCTGGCAGATTTAATCAAACCGGGTACGAAATTCAGATTTAGAAAGGGCTGA
- the murQ gene encoding N-acetylmuramic acid 6-phosphate etherase codes for MNLEKLITEGRNPDTLDIDKLSTEDMLRKINDEDKKVPLAVEKEIPNIAKAVDIAAERLKKGGRLIYLGAGTSGRLGILDASECPPTYGTDPEMIQGIIAGGDTAIRKAVEGAEDNSELGKRDLIERNLSSKDIVVGIAASGRTPYVLGALQYSKEIGASTIGISCNLNCEMKKLVDVMIVPVVGPEVIMGSTRMKAGTAQKLVLNMISTGVMIKLGKVYSNLMIDVQATNEKLVHRARRIVKLATGADDVIIEQKLSETDYNVKLTILMILTGLEKYEAQKLLNRSEGYIEKALKCYNLVKV; via the coding sequence ATGAACTTAGAAAAACTTATAACTGAAGGAAGAAATCCAGATACTCTGGACATTGATAAATTAAGCACTGAAGATATGTTAAGAAAAATAAACGATGAAGACAAAAAAGTTCCGTTAGCTGTAGAAAAGGAAATTCCTAATATAGCAAAAGCTGTGGACATTGCAGCAGAAAGGTTAAAAAAAGGCGGCAGGCTTATTTACTTAGGCGCGGGTACAAGCGGAAGGCTTGGAATATTAGATGCGTCAGAATGTCCTCCAACATATGGAACAGATCCTGAAATGATACAGGGAATTATTGCAGGAGGAGATACGGCTATAAGAAAAGCAGTGGAAGGCGCCGAAGATAACAGTGAATTAGGCAAACGGGACTTAATCGAAAGGAATTTATCAAGCAAGGATATTGTTGTAGGCATTGCTGCCAGCGGCAGAACACCTTATGTATTAGGAGCCCTTCAATATTCTAAAGAAATCGGAGCATCTACAATAGGCATATCATGTAATCTCAACTGTGAGATGAAAAAGTTAGTTGATGTAATGATAGTGCCTGTTGTTGGTCCTGAAGTGATAATGGGGTCTACAAGAATGAAGGCAGGAACTGCCCAGAAACTTGTATTAAATATGATATCTACAGGTGTTATGATAAAGCTTGGCAAAGTATACAGCAACCTAATGATTGATGTACAGGCTACAAACGAAAAATTAGTTCACAGGGCAAGAAGGATAGTTAAACTTGCAACGGGAGCTGATGATGTTATTATAGAACAGAAATTAAGCGAGACTGATTATAACGTCAAACTAACAATATTGATGATCCTGACGGGACTTGAAAAGTATGAAGCCCAAAAGCTTTTAAATAGATCAGAAGGCTATATTGAGAAGGCATTGAAGTGTTATAATTTAGTGAAAGTATAG
- a CDS encoding 5'-nucleotidase C-terminal domain-containing protein, which produces MFRRSRITGIFVTALMIFSMFFTYIPQAVFAATPKTFDFVEVTDFHGYLQSAEKLSDGTAITQQIGGVLAKQIKDMKAANPNTVILSGGDMFQGTPMSNVLKGQPVIDMMKNIGFDAMALGNHEYDWGIDSVIDTQNATLKNSTIPVLAANVYDKTTGKPVSYTKPYVIIERDGVKIGIIGIVDNKEFPDIIMPAYIQNVDFKDPVPVVNQLATDLRGQGAQIVIVLAHMGANQDKTTDAITGNLIDFAKQVKGVDAIFGGHTHTIIKTKVNGIPVGVAGSYGNGFIDLKITLNADGTVTAGDMKYNNNIPLYQTANPVVDAEVQSIVDKANKDVGPIFNEVIGQAAIDLTRAQSAQPYGDSILGNWAAQVTKDAVGADFGFANNGGLRIDIPKGNITVGTIYQLMPFDNTIATMKMTGAQIKIVLEQAVQDGGKGIQVAGLSFKYDPSMPSMQRVFDMKKSDGTPIDMNASYLVATNNFMGTGGDGFKGFTDPDVAKSYIDTYKLVRDAFIEAVKNQKTVTAKIDNRIAPASQNLFGEMVPTPAPAPTPTPQYDYGIVTVSALNVRAGASTSSKVIGVLHAGNIVNLISESNGWYQIDYNGKTGYVYGKYVAVTSNLSNITVLKTVKVTARSGLNVRVNSSTAARKIGAVPYGAELKVVGEYNGWYQIQYNGGYGFVYAKYTK; this is translated from the coding sequence ATGTTTAGAAGGTCTAGGATAACTGGTATTTTTGTTACAGCATTGATGATATTTAGTATGTTTTTTACCTACATACCACAAGCAGTATTTGCTGCAACACCGAAAACATTTGATTTCGTAGAAGTCACTGATTTCCACGGATACCTGCAAAGCGCCGAGAAATTAAGCGATGGTACGGCAATAACGCAACAGATAGGCGGAGTACTTGCAAAACAGATAAAGGACATGAAAGCAGCAAATCCTAATACGGTTATACTGTCAGGCGGAGATATGTTCCAGGGAACGCCGATGTCCAATGTTTTAAAAGGACAGCCGGTCATTGACATGATGAAAAATATCGGCTTTGACGCAATGGCACTTGGAAACCATGAGTATGACTGGGGAATCGACTCAGTAATTGATACACAAAATGCAACATTGAAAAATTCTACAATTCCGGTTCTTGCGGCAAATGTTTATGACAAAACAACTGGTAAACCTGTAAGCTATACAAAGCCCTATGTAATTATTGAAAGAGACGGAGTAAAAATTGGCATAATAGGTATTGTAGATAACAAAGAATTTCCTGATATAATAATGCCTGCATATATACAAAATGTTGATTTTAAAGATCCTGTGCCAGTTGTAAATCAGCTTGCAACGGATTTGAGAGGACAGGGTGCACAGATAGTTATTGTTTTAGCACATATGGGCGCGAATCAGGATAAAACTACAGATGCTATAACAGGTAACCTTATAGATTTTGCTAAGCAGGTAAAAGGTGTAGATGCGATATTCGGCGGACATACACACACAATAATTAAGACAAAGGTAAATGGTATTCCTGTTGGTGTAGCAGGAAGCTATGGCAACGGATTTATTGACCTGAAGATAACATTAAATGCTGACGGTACTGTTACAGCCGGAGATATGAAATACAATAACAATATTCCTTTATACCAGACGGCAAACCCTGTAGTTGACGCTGAAGTTCAGTCTATAGTTGATAAAGCAAATAAAGATGTAGGGCCTATATTTAATGAAGTAATAGGTCAAGCTGCAATTGATTTAACAAGAGCTCAAAGTGCACAGCCTTATGGAGATTCTATTCTTGGCAACTGGGCGGCTCAGGTAACAAAAGATGCGGTAGGGGCAGACTTTGGCTTTGCTAACAATGGTGGATTAAGAATTGACATTCCAAAGGGCAATATAACAGTTGGAACGATATATCAATTGATGCCTTTTGACAATACAATAGCTACAATGAAAATGACTGGTGCCCAGATAAAGATTGTTCTTGAGCAGGCTGTTCAGGATGGTGGCAAAGGCATACAGGTGGCAGGGCTTTCATTCAAATATGACCCATCTATGCCTTCCATGCAGAGAGTATTTGACATGAAAAAATCTGACGGCACACCAATAGACATGAATGCATCATATCTTGTTGCAACGAATAACTTCATGGGTACTGGCGGCGACGGGTTTAAAGGGTTTACAGACCCTGATGTTGCAAAGAGTTATATTGACACATATAAGCTCGTAAGAGATGCCTTTATAGAAGCAGTTAAGAATCAAAAAACTGTAACGGCTAAGATTGATAATAGAATTGCACCGGCATCACAAAATTTATTTGGCGAGATGGTGCCGACACCAGCACCTGCGCCAACCCCAACACCTCAATACGATTATGGAATAGTAACTGTATCTGCACTTAATGTAAGAGCAGGTGCAAGTACCTCAAGCAAAGTTATAGGAGTACTCCATGCAGGAAATATTGTAAACTTGATTAGTGAATCGAATGGTTGGTATCAGATTGACTACAATGGTAAGACAGGATACGTATATGGTAAATACGTAGCAGTGACATCTAATCTGTCAAATATAACTGTGCTTAAGACTGTAAAAGTTACTGCTAGAAGTGGATTAAATGTAAGAGTGAATAGTTCAACTGCTGCAAGAAAGATAGGGGCAGTACCGTATGGCGCAGAATTAAAAGTAGTCGGTGAGTATAATGGGTGGTATCAGATACAGTATAACGGTGGATATGGGTTTGTTTATGCAAAATATACAAAATGA
- the dusB gene encoding tRNA dihydrouridine synthase DusB, whose product MKASLYIGDVEIKNNVFLAPMAGVTDKPYRRICKDMGCGFAYTEMVSAKGLYYGSENTESLTDIDDDENVALQIFGSDPYIMGEIAKRLNTSNAKTIDINMGCPTPKIVKNGDGSALMMHPDVAESVIKAVVKNSIKPVTIKIRKGWDDDHINAVEIAKMAESCGVKAVAIHGRTREQFYSGRADWDIIKKVKDNLKIPVIGNGDIFTPEDAKRMIDETGCDAVMVGRGAEGNPWIFKRILHYLNTGEILPEPTVSEKIDMILKHLDMMIDYKGEHVGILEMRKHIAWYLKGIRGASKIKQMVFTMSNYKEVKDLLLSVKSFT is encoded by the coding sequence ATGAAAGCAAGCTTGTACATTGGCGATGTAGAAATCAAAAATAATGTGTTTTTGGCTCCTATGGCAGGTGTTACAGATAAACCATATAGACGCATATGCAAAGATATGGGCTGTGGTTTTGCATACACTGAAATGGTCAGTGCTAAGGGTCTTTATTATGGGAGTGAAAATACAGAATCTCTTACAGACATAGATGATGACGAAAATGTGGCACTGCAGATATTTGGCTCTGATCCTTATATAATGGGTGAAATTGCAAAGAGATTAAATACATCAAATGCAAAGACAATAGATATAAACATGGGATGCCCAACTCCGAAAATAGTAAAAAATGGTGATGGCTCAGCTTTAATGATGCATCCTGATGTGGCAGAAAGCGTGATTAAAGCAGTAGTGAAAAACTCTATTAAGCCTGTCACTATAAAAATAAGAAAAGGATGGGACGATGATCACATAAATGCTGTGGAGATTGCTAAAATGGCTGAAAGCTGCGGCGTAAAAGCGGTTGCGATACACGGCAGGACGAGAGAACAGTTTTACTCAGGTCGCGCCGACTGGGATATTATAAAGAAAGTGAAAGATAATCTAAAAATACCTGTAATAGGCAATGGAGATATATTTACACCGGAAGATGCAAAAAGGATGATAGATGAGACGGGATGTGACGCGGTGATGGTTGGCAGAGGGGCAGAAGGGAATCCGTGGATTTTTAAAAGGATTCTTCACTATCTAAATACAGGTGAAATTCTGCCAGAGCCTACCGTAAGCGAAAAAATTGACATGATCTTAAAGCACCTTGACATGATGATAGATTACAAAGGAGAACATGTTGGAATATTGGAGATGAGAAAGCATATAGCATGGTATCTAAAAGGTATCCGCGGAGCATCTAAGATAAAGCAAATGGTATTTACGATGTCTAACTATAAAGAGGTTAAAGACCTGTTACTTAGTGTTAAAAGTTTTACATAG
- a CDS encoding TSUP family transporter, with protein MSLEYILSLCVIGFVAAFIDSIAGGGGIISLPGLMVLGVPPAYALGTNKFASTCASFTSSMTFIKYKVYDINLLKYLVFGTLIGAILGVKAVLLLDSSKLRIIIIILMIFVAIYTLLSKNVGNVNNFKGVYKKTIVIGLIISIVLGFYDGFFGPGTGSFYIFLFIILLGYDFRISAGNGKILNFVSNVTSLVLFAISSKIIYSAAIPMAIAMIIGARFGTKVAIKSGAKLIRPILVCVTIAYAIKMAFDIIK; from the coding sequence TTGTCATTAGAATATATACTATCATTATGTGTAATAGGATTTGTTGCTGCATTTATTGATTCTATAGCAGGTGGGGGAGGCATAATAAGCCTTCCAGGGCTTATGGTTTTAGGCGTGCCTCCTGCATATGCTCTTGGGACCAATAAATTCGCATCAACGTGTGCGTCTTTTACAAGTTCTATGACTTTCATAAAATACAAAGTATATGATATCAATTTATTGAAATACCTTGTTTTCGGGACATTAATAGGAGCAATTTTAGGTGTTAAGGCGGTTTTGTTATTAGATAGTTCAAAATTGAGAATCATCATAATAATATTAATGATATTTGTTGCAATATATACATTGTTATCGAAAAATGTTGGAAATGTAAATAATTTTAAAGGTGTTTATAAAAAGACGATAGTAATTGGACTTATTATATCTATAGTTTTGGGTTTCTATGATGGCTTTTTTGGACCTGGCACAGGCTCTTTTTACATTTTTTTGTTTATAATATTATTGGGGTATGACTTCAGAATAAGTGCTGGGAATGGAAAGATACTTAATTTTGTAAGCAATGTTACATCATTGGTCCTATTTGCTATAAGCAGTAAGATAATTTATTCTGCAGCAATTCCTATGGCAATAGCTATGATAATTGGTGCCAGATTTGGTACGAAAGTGGCAATAAAAAGTGGCGCTAAGTTAATACGACCTATACTAGTATGTGTTACTATAGCATATGCTATTAAAATGGCATTTGATATTATAAAATGA
- a CDS encoding YiiX/YebB-like N1pC/P60 family cysteine hydrolase, translated as MLIIPNNKHISSGNDISKQIEISGINIEEFNFKENLKKKSLFKKEDFYKRFLTLNGAIMISKPFEAGEVNKFYVSLYDLIKNINSEEVFGVKFPSRSSEKTVYKNSISFDKFTIGDIIVATSQGFHVQGAIRHAAIFDSRRYHGSIDDKCLLTAEPDQGVIYETIRFYRENFSEAWGLTVPKATIEERIKAVDEVSKFVGKPYSWRADKNDDDNWYCSKVPWAAYKKSSGIDIDGNGGFWVLPIDIFTSKETEVFEYSNS; from the coding sequence ATGCTCATAATACCTAACAATAAACACATATCAAGTGGCAATGATATTTCAAAACAAATTGAAATATCCGGTATTAATATTGAAGAGTTTAATTTTAAAGAAAACTTAAAGAAAAAAAGCCTCTTTAAAAAAGAGGACTTTTATAAGAGATTTCTTACATTAAATGGAGCCATCATGATATCGAAACCATTTGAAGCTGGGGAAGTAAATAAATTCTATGTAAGTTTATACGATTTAATTAAAAACATCAACTCGGAAGAAGTATTTGGTGTGAAGTTTCCTTCCAGAAGCAGTGAAAAGACAGTTTATAAAAACAGCATATCGTTTGACAAGTTTACGATAGGAGACATAATAGTTGCTACAAGTCAGGGATTTCACGTGCAAGGTGCAATAAGACATGCTGCAATATTTGACAGCAGAAGGTATCATGGAAGCATAGATGACAAATGCCTTTTAACGGCAGAGCCAGACCAAGGTGTGATTTATGAGACCATAAGATTTTACAGAGAAAATTTCAGTGAGGCATGGGGGCTAACAGTTCCAAAGGCGACAATAGAAGAGAGAATCAAAGCCGTTGATGAAGTATCTAAGTTTGTTGGAAAACCTTACAGTTGGAGGGCTGATAAAAACGATGATGATAACTGGTATTGCTCAAAAGTTCCATGGGCGGCATACAAAAAATCATCAGGAATAGATATAGATGGAAATGGAGGCTTTTGGGTGTTGCCAATTGACATCTTTACTTCAAAGGAAACAGAGGTATTTGAATATTCTAATTCATAA
- a CDS encoding polymorphic toxin type 35 domain-containing protein, which translates to MKKLTRKIISFILMILMVSNIGISAFASETESSYKNTNINKCDIVITDDGVYINDVYYTQEQFVKLLDTAVVVDKTELKDDTIKNNSAMRSVGVQGAAGALVAGTWWIPGVGEVVITAAGVVIIGGTVIAAGTWLYKKVVDWFEARAFNKSAEKAVNSCDDNKIHHIMNPKHNWNKFKKDPKWSDAAPILIKVLKDGSETWEKNNQYIRTLTYKGETVVVRFIKDAAGHVKYISTAWCE; encoded by the coding sequence ATGAAAAAATTGACAAGAAAAATCATTAGTTTTATACTTATGATACTGATGGTATCTAATATAGGCATTTCAGCATTTGCAAGTGAAACTGAATCAAGTTATAAAAATACAAATATTAATAAATGTGATATTGTTATTACTGATGACGGTGTATATATTAATGATGTTTATTATACACAAGAACAGTTTGTCAAACTTCTTGATACTGCAGTAGTAGTTGATAAAACTGAATTAAAAGATGATACTATAAAGAATAATAGTGCAATGAGAAGTGTAGGTGTACAAGGTGCTGCAGGAGCTCTTGTTGCAGGTACATGGTGGATTCCAGGAGTTGGAGAAGTGGTGATTACTGCTGCGGGAGTAGTGATTATAGGTGGTACAGTAATAGCAGCAGGTACTTGGTTGTATAAAAAAGTTGTTGATTGGTTTGAAGCTAGAGCTTTTAATAAATCAGCAGAGAAAGCTGTAAATAGTTGTGATGATAATAAAATACATCATATAATGAATCCAAAACATAATTGGAATAAGTTTAAGAAAGATCCAAAATGGAGTGATGCTGCTCCTATTCTTATTAAGGTTTTAAAGGATGGATCAGAAACTTGGGAAAAGAACAATCAATATATTCGTACACTTACCTATAAAGGTGAAACTGTAGTTGTTAGATTTATTAAAGATGCAGCAGGACATGTTAAATATATTAGTACAGCATGGTGTGAATAA
- a CDS encoding polymorphic toxin type 35 domain-containing protein, translating to MRSVGVQSATGALIAGTWWIPGVGEVVVTAAGVVIISGTVIAAGTWLYKKVVDWFEARAEEKIIDKALNKQRHIKDLKHDWDKIIKGTITWEKVRNTIEKVMKEGTESRYGSAYKRVLKVGKETVTVTFQKVSDNIWKISDAWVNKE from the coding sequence ATGAGAAGTGTAGGTGTACAAAGTGCTACAGGAGCTCTTATTGCAGGAACATGGTGGATTCCAGGGGTTGGAGAAGTGGTGGTTACAGCTGCGGGAGTAGTGATTATAAGTGGTACAGTAATAGCAGCAGGTACCTGGTTGTATAAAAAAGTTGTTGATTGGTTTGAAGCTAGAGCGGAAGAGAAAATAATTGACAAAGCCTTAAATAAGCAAAGACATATAAAAGATCTAAAACATGATTGGGATAAAATTATTAAGGGGACAATCACATGGGAAAAAGTAAGAAATACAATAGAAAAAGTTATGAAAGAAGGAACAGAAAGCAGATACGGTTCTGCATATAAAAGAGTTTTAAAGGTTGGTAAAGAAACAGTAACAGTAACATTTCAAAAAGTAAGCGATAATATATGGAAAATTAGCGATGCATGGGTAAATAAGGAATAA
- a CDS encoding LuxR C-terminal-related transcriptional regulator yields the protein MGNIQIYDEILHSYKRCVKAGLTSSMTDPAIISRGNDLQIRLKKNMILIETFKNVVGNILRSLKGKYIFLLTDDEGYLLDTMCHEKILCHINFDCSIGISFKEESIGTNAISIVMKLKRLVYLEPQYHYCDILKKWHCIAAPIIIDEKIIGYLDVSTIERDMTEEMNVVVELLSDKIANEYKNCLKNSELVNKNIDFTDKQIKILIMLAKGYKELTISRELGIKPVTVKYHKKKIIEKLCVKSIQEAIVKATKLNLIDID from the coding sequence ATGGGAAATATACAAATATATGATGAAATACTTCATTCATATAAAAGATGCGTAAAAGCGGGGCTTACCAGTTCGATGACGGATCCTGCAATAATTTCAAGAGGAAATGATTTGCAAATCAGATTAAAGAAAAACATGATATTAATTGAGACATTTAAAAATGTTGTTGGCAATATTTTAAGGAGCTTAAAGGGTAAATACATATTTTTATTAACTGACGATGAAGGATATCTTTTGGATACGATGTGTCATGAGAAAATCCTATGTCACATCAATTTTGACTGTTCAATTGGCATATCTTTTAAAGAAGAATCCATAGGTACAAATGCCATATCAATAGTGATGAAACTAAAAAGATTAGTATATTTGGAACCCCAGTATCATTATTGTGACATTTTAAAAAAATGGCATTGCATTGCTGCTCCAATAATTATAGATGAAAAAATAATAGGATATTTAGATGTTTCAACGATAGAAAGAGACATGACAGAAGAAATGAATGTGGTTGTCGAATTGCTTTCAGATAAAATTGCCAATGAATATAAAAACTGTTTAAAGAATTCTGAACTAGTAAACAAAAATATAGATTTTACAGACAAACAAATAAAAATATTGATAATGCTTGCAAAAGGCTATAAAGAATTGACAATATCAAGAGAACTTGGGATTAAACCAGTTACCGTAAAATATCATAAGAAGAAAATAATTGAGAAACTTTGTGTAAAAAGCATTCAAGAAGCAATAGTAAAGGCAACAAAGTTAAATTTAATAGATATTGATTAA
- a CDS encoding radical SAM/SPASM domain-containing protein, producing MIYHFSKYTQIVENNNKVVLGNRLNGEWIRISREVYNILEMGIKNKLSISELINCLYDNDDKNYLKSLYKNMCMLGIIEDDTHQNIAYNKLVSFEMTHRCNLHCIHCCVSADTLNSKDKDLSTEICKDIINKMSKWNPKSIMLSGGEPMVRTDFFELLLYLKSIYNGNIILSTNGLLIGEENVDILTKCVTSMSISLDGADEESCSMIRGHGVFNKVIKNIQLLKKNNFKRISVSMTISPKTEHLEGKFYELNKSLGTTPLIRDFSPVGRGRDNYLAFTDDGLDKVFISKKFLSDDYSKPIGVSSCGAGTRELLIRYNGDIYPCMSLSSQKFKLGSVLEIKSLSEVVKKTMDFIDFNTVLQSLDYKYKQRCKQCKVNLFCWTCPGSFQEYKGNIKAFEDRCNKLKPILYKRVWGSE from the coding sequence ATGATTTATCACTTTAGTAAATATACACAAATAGTAGAAAATAATAATAAAGTTGTTTTGGGGAATAGATTAAATGGTGAATGGATAAGGATATCTAGGGAAGTATATAATATTTTGGAAATGGGTATAAAAAATAAATTATCCATAAGTGAATTAATTAACTGTTTATATGATAACGATGATAAAAACTACTTAAAATCATTATACAAAAACATGTGCATGCTTGGAATAATTGAAGATGATACTCACCAAAATATTGCTTATAATAAATTAGTATCATTTGAAATGACACATAGATGTAATTTACATTGTATCCATTGTTGCGTTTCGGCTGATACTTTAAATAGCAAGGACAAAGACTTATCTACAGAAATATGCAAAGACATTATTAATAAAATGAGTAAATGGAATCCTAAGTCAATAATGCTAAGTGGTGGTGAGCCCATGGTGAGGACAGATTTTTTTGAATTGTTATTATATTTAAAATCTATTTATAATGGAAATATAATATTATCTACTAATGGGCTTTTAATAGGCGAAGAGAATGTTGACATTTTAACAAAGTGCGTTACTTCTATGTCTATTAGTTTAGATGGTGCAGATGAAGAATCTTGCTCAATGATAAGAGGACATGGGGTATTTAATAAAGTGATAAAAAATATTCAGTTACTAAAAAAGAATAATTTTAAGAGGATAAGTGTTTCAATGACTATAAGTCCGAAAACTGAACATTTAGAAGGTAAATTTTATGAATTGAATAAATCATTAGGAACAACTCCTTTAATTAGAGATTTTTCACCTGTAGGAAGAGGAAGGGACAATTATCTTGCTTTTACTGATGATGGATTAGATAAAGTTTTTATTTCAAAAAAATTTCTTAGCGATGATTATAGTAAACCTATTGGAGTGTCTTCATGTGGAGCAGGGACTAGAGAATTATTAATAAGATATAATGGTGACATATATCCATGTATGTCTCTATCTAGTCAAAAATTCAAATTGGGTAGTGTATTGGAAATTAAAAGCTTAAGTGAAGTAGTAAAAAAAACTATGGATTTTATAGATTTCAATACTGTATTACAATCTTTAGATTATAAATACAAACAAAGATGTAAACAATGTAAAGTAAATTTGTTCTGCTGGACATGCCCGGGAAGTTTTCAAGAGTATAAGGGAAATATTAAAGCTTTTGAAGATAGATGTAATAAATTAAAGCCAATATTATATAAAAGAGTTTGGGGGAGTGAATAA